In one Arenibacter antarcticus genomic region, the following are encoded:
- a CDS encoding FKBP-type peptidyl-prolyl cis-trans isomerase, whose translation MILKRVLLFAFVFVTIWSCKKDDGPSVVVVPPKNLEEVIPLDDTSIKDFLETHFYNYEEFESPAEGFNFKIKIDTLAGDNADKTSLMSQVTAKTISVPANRFGSEGEGMVDHTYYYLVAREGVGKAITVADSAFVRYEGMLLNGKRFDASGNSPVWFDLAGIQGGGARGFAEGTSHLKTGGAPIINADGTFSVEEYGVGLVIFPSGLGYYNSSVPNIPAYSPLVFTIDLFAMSQIDHDNDGIPSFMEDLNGNGYLYDDNTDIEKEIKDKVQFTANFMDPDDDGDGKPTREEILIDADGNISFPDTNGNGTPDYLDPTTK comes from the coding sequence ATGATTTTAAAGAGAGTTCTGTTGTTCGCTTTTGTATTTGTTACTATTTGGTCCTGTAAGAAGGATGACGGCCCCTCAGTAGTGGTGGTGCCTCCAAAGAATTTGGAGGAAGTGATTCCACTAGATGACACTAGTATTAAAGATTTTTTGGAAACACATTTCTATAACTATGAGGAATTTGAAAGTCCTGCTGAAGGCTTCAATTTTAAAATAAAGATAGATACCCTCGCTGGGGACAATGCGGATAAGACAAGCCTAATGAGCCAGGTTACTGCTAAAACCATTTCCGTACCTGCCAATAGGTTTGGATCGGAAGGAGAAGGTATGGTAGACCATACTTATTATTATTTGGTAGCCAGAGAAGGAGTAGGTAAAGCAATTACCGTAGCCGATTCTGCATTTGTTAGATATGAGGGAATGTTGTTGAATGGTAAAAGATTTGATGCTTCCGGTAATTCACCGGTATGGTTCGATTTGGCTGGAATTCAAGGAGGAGGTGCACGTGGATTTGCGGAAGGGACATCCCATCTTAAGACAGGGGGAGCGCCTATAATTAATGCGGATGGAACCTTTTCTGTGGAAGAGTATGGAGTAGGGTTGGTTATTTTTCCTTCAGGATTGGGTTATTATAACTCTAGTGTTCCCAATATTCCAGCTTATAGCCCTTTAGTGTTTACAATCGATCTTTTTGCAATGAGTCAAATTGACCATGATAATGATGGGATTCCGTCATTTATGGAAGATTTAAATGGAAATGGGTATTTGTATGACGATAACACAGATATAGAGAAAGAGATAAAAGATAAGGTTCAATTTACAGCCAACTTTATGGACCCCGATGATGACGGTGATGGAAAACCTACAAGAGAGGAGATTCTTATAGATGCGGATGGAAATATAAGCTTCCCTGATACCAATGGAAACGGAACTCCGGATTATTTGGATCCCACTACCAAATAA
- a CDS encoding RNA-binding S4 domain-containing protein, translated as MRIDKYLWSTRYYKTRNIATEACKKGHIRINEQVVKPSREVYPTDKIVVRKNQIKYQFTVLDIPPSRVGAKLVDIYRKDTTPKEAFEHNELLQYSKDYYRKKGMGRPTKKDRRDITDYLEEDPVDGPVKKTDEGTE; from the coding sequence ATGCGAATTGACAAATACTTATGGAGCACCCGCTATTATAAGACCCGCAATATAGCAACCGAAGCTTGTAAAAAGGGCCATATTAGAATAAACGAGCAGGTGGTAAAACCCTCTAGGGAGGTGTATCCCACAGATAAGATTGTGGTTAGGAAAAACCAGATTAAGTATCAGTTTACCGTCTTGGACATCCCACCAAGCAGGGTTGGCGCCAAATTAGTGGATATCTATAGAAAGGATACCACGCCTAAGGAGGCTTTTGAGCACAATGAGCTGTTACAGTATTCCAAGGATTACTATAGAAAAAAAGGGATGGGCAGACCTACGAAAAAAGATAGAAGAGATATTACGGACTACTTGGAGGAAGATCCAGTAGATGGACCAGTAAAAAAAACTGATGAAGGAACAGAATAA
- a CDS encoding methyltransferase domain-containing protein codes for MKEQNKNFWENKYNSGNLGWDIGYASPPLTAYLDQLPNKDIKILIPGAGNAYELLYLVQHGFKNVYIVDIAKAPLDRIKMQLPNYPEDQLIEGDFFDLDLTGFDLIIEQTFFCAIAPSLRPQYVLKIKELLRPKGKLVGLFFTFPLTESGPPYGGSITEYKAHFSDYFQFKVLETAYNSIKPREDKELFFIFESK; via the coding sequence ATGAAGGAACAGAATAAGAATTTCTGGGAAAACAAATACAACAGCGGGAATTTGGGTTGGGATATTGGATACGCCTCCCCTCCCCTTACTGCCTATTTGGACCAATTGCCCAACAAGGATATAAAAATCCTTATCCCCGGTGCTGGAAACGCATACGAACTCCTATATCTGGTTCAACATGGCTTTAAGAACGTATATATTGTTGATATTGCCAAAGCACCCCTAGACCGCATAAAAATGCAGTTACCCAATTACCCCGAGGACCAACTTATAGAAGGTGATTTCTTTGACCTAGACCTGACGGGTTTTGATTTAATTATAGAACAGACTTTTTTTTGTGCCATAGCTCCCAGCTTAAGACCGCAATATGTACTTAAAATAAAAGAACTTTTAAGGCCAAAGGGCAAGCTGGTAGGATTGTTTTTTACTTTCCCACTAACCGAGTCAGGGCCACCCTATGGGGGAAGTATAACCGAATACAAGGCTCATTTTTCGGACTATTTCCAATTTAAGGTATTGGAAACTGCCTACAATTCTATAAAACCGAGAGAAGATAAGGAACTGTTTTTTATATTTGAATCCAAATAA
- a CDS encoding phosphoribosyltransferase family protein, translating into MSNRILSHEEIQHKIKRIAYQIYEANVNEEEIIIAGIEGGGLSFAKKIQSVLQQITDANITLCKVHMDKKNPLNSGVSTSIPESGYTNRSVVLVDDVLNSGTTLIYGVHHFLKVPLKQLKTAVLVNRNHKKYPVKADYKGISLSTSLLEHIIVEFKNNNDSVYLSE; encoded by the coding sequence ATGTCCAACAGAATATTATCCCACGAAGAAATACAGCACAAAATTAAACGCATTGCCTATCAGATCTACGAGGCCAATGTAAATGAGGAGGAGATTATTATTGCAGGTATAGAAGGCGGCGGATTGAGTTTTGCGAAAAAAATTCAATCTGTACTACAACAGATAACCGATGCCAATATTACCTTGTGCAAAGTACATATGGACAAAAAGAACCCGTTAAACAGCGGGGTAAGCACCTCTATCCCTGAATCTGGGTACACGAATCGATCTGTGGTATTAGTAGACGACGTATTAAACTCTGGCACTACCCTGATCTATGGAGTGCACCATTTTTTAAAAGTCCCATTAAAACAGCTAAAAACGGCGGTATTGGTCAATAGAAACCACAAGAAATATCCCGTTAAAGCCGATTATAAAGGAATTTCCCTTTCTACATCATTACTGGAACACATTATTGTAGAATTCAAAAACAATAACGATTCCGTGTACCTATCCGAGTAA
- a CDS encoding shikimate kinase produces MKIVLIGYMGSGKSTIGKLLAKELKCRFLDLDDVLENNLGTSISELFKTKGEVFFRNKEHHFLNELLTEDSNFILSTGGGTPCYSGNMDSMLQYADAVFYLKVSIPGLIERLIPEKEHRPLIKDIANEDLPEFIGKHLFERNNFYLKANHIVECDNKSPQHIADEIIGLLG; encoded by the coding sequence GTGAAAATAGTATTGATAGGGTATATGGGTAGTGGGAAGTCTACCATAGGGAAATTGTTGGCTAAGGAATTGAAATGTAGATTTTTAGACTTGGACGATGTCTTGGAAAACAATCTTGGGACCTCCATTTCTGAGCTCTTTAAAACCAAGGGAGAAGTGTTTTTTAGGAATAAAGAGCATCATTTTTTAAATGAACTTTTAACTGAAGATTCCAACTTTATTTTGTCAACTGGGGGTGGAACTCCATGTTATTCCGGAAATATGGACAGTATGTTGCAATATGCAGATGCTGTTTTTTACCTAAAAGTTTCCATTCCGGGATTGATTGAACGATTAATACCTGAAAAGGAACACAGACCCCTTATCAAGGATATTGCGAATGAAGACCTGCCAGAGTTTATTGGCAAGCATTTATTTGAACGCAATAACTTCTACTTAAAAGCAAATCATATTGTGGAATGTGATAATAAATCGCCTCAGCACATTGCTGATGAGATTATCGGCTTACTCGGATAG